From Pseudonocardia autotrophica, one genomic window encodes:
- a CDS encoding saccharopine dehydrogenase family protein → MNPQHDPTGGAAPSEPVDIAIYGATGFVGALTARHLAEHAPPGVRIALAGRSEAKLAATRASLPGAAREWPLIVADSSDRAATDRLAAAARVVLTTVGPYAKYGRQLVESCARAGTHYADLTGEVLFVRDTIDRWHGVAESTGARIVHSCGYDSIPSDLGVWLAHRAAAADDAGGLTEVRTVATLRGGVSGGTVDSLRGHIDAVRTDRRQRRLAADPHTLSPDRAAEPTPSQPADAGWPARLDDGTWTAPFVMASHNTRIVRRSNALLGHAYGPGLRYGELQGCGTGPVGAVTAAGVTGGIGALVGAFTVPAIRPLLDRVLPSPGAGPSERTRERGWFRMDVRARTESGRSYRVTVSGPGDPGYAATAVMLGESGLALATGGSALPGRAGSLTPATAMGDVLVDRLRAAGHTYRVSPG, encoded by the coding sequence GTGAACCCGCAGCACGACCCGACCGGCGGGGCCGCGCCGTCGGAGCCGGTGGACATCGCGATCTACGGGGCCACCGGTTTCGTCGGGGCGCTGACCGCCCGCCATCTCGCCGAGCACGCCCCGCCCGGGGTCCGGATCGCGCTCGCCGGCCGGTCCGAGGCGAAGCTCGCCGCGACCCGGGCGAGCCTGCCCGGCGCCGCCCGGGAGTGGCCGCTGATCGTCGCCGACTCCTCGGACCGGGCGGCCACCGACCGGCTGGCCGCCGCCGCCCGCGTCGTCCTGACCACGGTCGGTCCGTACGCGAAGTACGGCAGGCAGCTCGTCGAGTCGTGTGCCCGGGCCGGCACGCACTACGCGGACCTGACCGGCGAGGTGCTGTTCGTGCGGGACACCATCGACCGCTGGCACGGTGTCGCCGAGTCCACCGGGGCCCGCATCGTGCACTCCTGCGGCTACGACTCGATCCCGTCCGACCTGGGCGTGTGGCTCGCGCACCGCGCGGCGGCGGCCGACGACGCCGGCGGGCTCACCGAGGTCCGGACGGTCGCCACGCTGCGCGGCGGGGTCAGCGGCGGCACGGTCGACTCGCTGCGCGGCCACATCGACGCTGTCCGTACCGATCGCAGGCAGCGCCGGCTGGCGGCGGATCCGCACACGCTGAGCCCGGATCGCGCCGCCGAGCCGACGCCGTCCCAGCCGGCCGACGCCGGGTGGCCGGCCCGGCTCGACGACGGGACCTGGACCGCACCGTTCGTGATGGCGTCGCACAACACCCGCATCGTGCGCCGCTCCAATGCACTGCTCGGCCACGCCTACGGGCCGGGTCTGCGCTACGGCGAGCTGCAGGGCTGCGGGACGGGGCCGGTCGGTGCGGTCACCGCCGCCGGCGTCACCGGGGGGATCGGCGCGCTGGTGGGTGCGTTCACGGTGCCGGCGATCCGCCCGCTCCTCGACCGGGTGCTGCCGTCGCCGGGTGCGGGCCCGTCGGAGCGGACCCGGGAGCGCGGGTGGTTCCGGATGGACGTCCGGGCCCGGACCGAGTCGGGCCGGAGCTACCGGGTGACGGTCTCCGGGCCGGGCGATCCCGGGTACGCCGCGACCGCGGTGATGCTGGGCGAGAGCGGGCTCGCACTCGCCACCGGCGGCTCGGCGCTGCCCGGCCGGGCCGGTTCGCTGACCCCGGCGACCGCGATGGGGGACGTGCTCGTCGACCGGCTGCGGGCAGCCGGGCACACCTACCGGGTCTCGCCGGGCTGA
- a CDS encoding ferredoxin, whose amino-acid sequence MHVSVDKDLCIGAGQCVVTAPDVFDQDDDGIVELLTDHPAETDHDAVREAEHVCPARVIAVEG is encoded by the coding sequence ATGCATGTCTCCGTGGACAAGGATCTCTGTATCGGTGCCGGGCAGTGCGTCGTCACCGCACCCGACGTGTTCGACCAGGACGACGACGGCATCGTCGAGCTGCTGACCGACCACCCGGCCGAGACCGACCACGACGCGGTCAGGGAGGCCGAGCACGTCTGCCCGGCGAGGGTGATCGCCGTCGAGGGCTGA
- a CDS encoding VIT1/CCC1 transporter family protein — MEDPELAAELAEHQHDHGHRDVSGGWLRAATFGAMDGLVTTIALIAGVGGGGADRDLIVLTGMAGVVAGAFSMALGEFASVGTQNDAVDAEASVERRELARHPRAEQYELAQTYREMGLSEQTAAAVAREVHADPELALRVHLTQELGVSLDSKPSPWVAATSSFAAFVVGGIIPLVTFLLGYSSLALGLAVGGIGLLVAGALTSRFTSRTWWGAALRQLAFGAIAAGATYLVGMLIGVSVG, encoded by the coding sequence ATGGAGGATCCGGAGCTGGCCGCGGAGCTGGCCGAGCACCAGCACGACCACGGCCATCGGGACGTGTCCGGCGGCTGGCTGCGGGCGGCGACGTTCGGCGCGATGGACGGGCTCGTCACCACGATCGCGCTGATCGCGGGAGTGGGCGGCGGCGGTGCGGACCGCGACCTGATCGTGCTGACCGGGATGGCCGGGGTCGTCGCCGGCGCGTTCTCGATGGCGCTCGGCGAGTTCGCGTCGGTCGGCACCCAGAACGACGCCGTCGACGCCGAGGCGTCGGTCGAGCGGCGGGAGCTCGCCCGGCATCCCCGGGCCGAGCAGTACGAGCTCGCCCAGACCTACCGCGAGATGGGCCTCTCCGAGCAGACCGCCGCCGCCGTGGCCCGCGAGGTGCACGCCGATCCGGAGCTGGCCCTGCGGGTGCACCTCACCCAGGAGCTGGGCGTCAGCCTGGACAGCAAGCCGTCTCCGTGGGTGGCGGCGACGTCGTCGTTCGCGGCGTTCGTGGTGGGCGGGATCATCCCGCTGGTGACGTTCCTGCTCGGGTACTCGTCGCTGGCGCTCGGCCTGGCGGTCGGCGGGATCGGTCTGCTGGTCGCCGGGGCGCTGACATCGCGGTTCACCTCGCGGACGTGGTGGGGTGCGGCACTGCGCCAGCTCGCGTTCGGTGCGATCGCGGCCGGCGCGACCTACCTGGTCGGCATGCTGATCGGCGTCAGCGTCGGCTGA
- a CDS encoding cryptochrome/photolyase family protein, with protein MATPRTPRRRRGPGPVDDRAPLWLFADQLGPHVWDTDEHAGREIVLVESARALGRRPHHRQKLHLVLSGMRHLADQLGDRVTYLRTETYREALERIGRPVVVHQPTSFPASDMVRRFRQEGLVAEIRPTPTFALSKEEFDDWAGDRDTFRMEEFYRAQRERFEVLVDGDGPVGGTWNLDRENREPPPKGATSLDLTPPWQPSEDGIDEQVRAELDAAPWQMSGVDGPRRFAVTHGEATAALQHFVRYRLDTFGPYEDAVLARDWAMAHSLLSVPMNLGVLHPLDAVRAAERAYHDGTARLASVEGFVRQVLGWREYVWQLYWRFGRDYTRRNQLRARSPLPDWWTDLDADAVTARCLSSALADVRDRGWTHHIPRLMILGNHALQRGYRPVELNEWFATRFVDGFAWVMPANVIGMSQHADGGRMATKPYSSGGAYIDRMTDFCGGCAFDPKVRVGENACPYTAGYWQFVHRHRDLMASNNRTARAVATMDRLKDLDELLEQESARERY; from the coding sequence ATGGCGACACCCCGTACCCCGCGGCGTCGGCGGGGGCCCGGCCCGGTCGACGACCGGGCACCGTTGTGGCTGTTCGCCGACCAGCTCGGGCCGCACGTGTGGGACACCGACGAGCACGCCGGGCGGGAGATCGTCCTGGTCGAGTCGGCGCGCGCACTGGGCCGCCGACCCCATCACCGGCAGAAACTGCACCTCGTCCTGTCCGGGATGCGGCATCTCGCCGACCAGCTCGGTGACCGGGTGACCTACCTGCGTACCGAGACCTACCGCGAGGCGCTGGAACGGATCGGCAGGCCCGTCGTCGTGCATCAGCCGACCTCGTTCCCGGCGTCGGACATGGTGCGCCGGTTCCGGCAGGAGGGCCTCGTCGCCGAGATCCGGCCGACACCGACGTTCGCCCTGTCGAAAGAGGAGTTCGACGACTGGGCCGGTGATCGGGACACCTTCCGGATGGAGGAGTTCTACCGGGCGCAGCGCGAGCGGTTCGAGGTGCTCGTCGACGGCGACGGACCGGTCGGCGGAACATGGAATCTCGATCGGGAGAACCGCGAACCCCCGCCGAAGGGCGCGACGTCGCTCGACCTCACACCACCGTGGCAGCCGTCCGAGGACGGGATCGACGAACAGGTCCGGGCGGAGCTCGACGCCGCACCGTGGCAGATGTCCGGTGTGGACGGGCCCCGGCGATTCGCCGTGACCCACGGCGAGGCGACGGCGGCACTGCAGCACTTCGTCCGGTACCGGCTCGACACGTTCGGCCCCTACGAGGACGCCGTGCTGGCCCGGGACTGGGCGATGGCGCACTCGCTGTTGTCGGTCCCGATGAACCTCGGTGTGCTGCATCCGCTCGATGCGGTGCGCGCCGCCGAGCGCGCCTACCACGACGGCACCGCACGGCTGGCCAGCGTCGAGGGCTTCGTCCGGCAGGTACTCGGCTGGCGTGAGTACGTGTGGCAGCTGTACTGGAGGTTCGGGCGCGACTACACCCGTCGCAACCAGCTACGGGCACGTTCGCCGCTGCCGGACTGGTGGACCGATCTCGACGCCGACGCGGTCACCGCGCGGTGTCTGTCGTCGGCACTCGCTGACGTCCGGGATCGCGGCTGGACGCACCACATCCCGCGTCTGATGATCCTCGGCAACCACGCCCTGCAACGCGGATACCGGCCCGTGGAGCTCAACGAGTGGTTCGCGACCCGGTTCGTCGACGGCTTCGCCTGGGTCATGCCGGCCAACGTGATCGGGATGAGCCAGCACGCGGACGGTGGCCGGATGGCCACCAAGCCGTACTCGTCGGGCGGCGCCTACATCGACCGGATGACCGACTTCTGCGGGGGCTGCGCGTTCGACCCGAAGGTGCGGGTCGGGGAGAACGCCTGCCCCTACACCGCCGGCTACTGGCAGTTCGTGCACCGGCACCGCGACCTGATGGCGTCGAACAACCGGACCGCGCGGGCCGTCGCCACGATGGATCGGTTGAAGGACCTCGACGAGCTGCTGGAACAGGAATCCGCCCGCGAGCGGTACTGA
- a CDS encoding HNH endonuclease signature motif containing protein, translating to MFETWGSASSDGTGNGSGAGHLTPAPAPAPAPACDRDRPAAAAAAAEPVRWAERVPDTALVAVLARSPDRSASDTERLERIGAFERVIGWLQTLQDAEMCSFVTDAEGAMARFLDDRDPADGPPGPFDTVGHASRSATAEIQLMLHLTGAAMLRRIEHARRLHEPVHGPTIALARSGLLTLAKTRSILDGTADLTDEQAARLQAAVLPAAPQKTVGQLRAAIDRFLTALADREIPVRRRDRAIGSRSVELQSEPQGMATLRVFLPAAAVVGIYAVLDEHARRCGSSDPRTMDQRRADVLTDLVLRETGWTGTSAGTAGEHPECGAATAGAEPTGTGPATTGPTCALPGGYDAVRNSVSVRVNVTVSLDALLGRSDDPAELAGYGPLPVADARALAFDPDSVWYRLLTDPAGHVVHRDTTTYRPGAALTELVRARHGRCAHPGCRVPAHRCDLDHVVPHDPRTGAGPTSADNLHPLCRSHHVLKHMPGWRTVLLPDGTTEWTTPSGHVHRSEPEPAGSGGIGGTGGAGEPGRRGPSVLALLRDPGLADRLARSTAEAPF from the coding sequence ATGTTCGAGACATGGGGTTCTGCCAGCAGTGACGGGACCGGCAACGGATCCGGAGCCGGTCACCTCACCCCTGCCCCTGCCCCTGCCCCTGCCCCTGCCTGTGATCGTGACCGTCCCGCTGCCGCTGCCGCTGCCGCCGAGCCCGTCCGCTGGGCCGAGCGCGTTCCCGACACCGCACTCGTCGCGGTCCTGGCACGGTCGCCCGACCGATCGGCATCCGACACCGAGCGCCTGGAGCGGATCGGTGCCTTCGAGCGCGTCATCGGCTGGCTGCAGACCTTGCAGGATGCCGAGATGTGCTCCTTCGTCACCGACGCGGAGGGCGCCATGGCCCGGTTCCTCGATGATCGGGATCCGGCCGACGGCCCACCCGGGCCCTTCGACACGGTCGGTCACGCCTCCCGGTCCGCGACTGCCGAGATCCAGCTGATGCTGCACCTGACCGGTGCCGCGATGCTCCGGCGCATCGAGCACGCCCGCCGCCTGCACGAGCCGGTGCACGGGCCCACCATCGCGCTGGCCCGATCCGGGCTGCTGACCCTCGCGAAGACCCGCTCGATCCTCGACGGCACCGCCGACCTGACCGACGAACAGGCCGCGCGACTTCAGGCCGCCGTACTCCCGGCGGCACCACAGAAGACGGTCGGTCAGCTGCGCGCGGCGATCGACCGTTTCCTGACCGCACTCGCCGATCGTGAGATCCCGGTGCGGCGCCGCGACCGGGCGATCGGCTCGCGATCGGTCGAGCTGCAGAGCGAACCACAGGGGATGGCGACGCTGCGAGTGTTCCTCCCGGCGGCGGCCGTGGTCGGCATCTATGCCGTGCTCGACGAGCACGCCCGTCGGTGTGGGAGCAGCGATCCACGCACGATGGACCAGCGCCGCGCGGATGTACTGACCGATCTCGTCCTGCGCGAGACGGGGTGGACCGGCACGAGCGCCGGTACCGCGGGAGAGCACCCGGAGTGCGGCGCGGCCACGGCCGGCGCCGAGCCGACCGGCACCGGGCCGGCCACCACCGGGCCGACGTGCGCCCTCCCCGGCGGTTACGACGCCGTCCGCAACTCGGTTTCGGTACGGGTCAACGTCACCGTCTCCCTCGATGCGCTCCTCGGCCGGTCCGACGATCCGGCCGAGCTCGCCGGGTACGGGCCGCTGCCCGTCGCCGACGCCCGCGCGCTGGCCTTCGACCCGGACAGCGTCTGGTACCGGCTGCTGACCGATCCGGCCGGGCACGTCGTCCACCGGGACACGACCACCTACCGGCCGGGCGCCGCCCTGACCGAGCTGGTTCGCGCACGGCACGGGAGGTGCGCACATCCGGGGTGCCGGGTCCCCGCCCACCGCTGCGATCTCGACCACGTGGTTCCGCACGATCCGCGGACCGGCGCCGGGCCGACGAGCGCCGACAACCTGCATCCGCTGTGCCGTTCGCACCACGTCCTCAAGCACATGCCCGGGTGGCGCACCGTGCTGCTCCCGGACGGAACGACGGAGTGGACCACCCCGTCCGGGCACGTCCACCGGTCCGAACCGGAACCGGCCGGATCCGGCGGGATCGGTGGGACCGGTGGGGCCGGCGAGCCCGGCCGGCGTGGTCCGAGCGTGCTCGCGTTGCTGCGTGACCCCGGACTGGCCGACCGGCTCGCCCGGAGCACCGCCGAGGCACCGTTCTGA
- a CDS encoding MauE/DoxX family redox-associated membrane protein — protein sequence MRSARLRDIVGTAVRLALAVVWLVSGGAKLADPLQAAVAVDAYEILPPAAVPFVATVLPLLELALGGLLLLGVGTRLAAVVSVLLLIGFVAGLVQAWARGLSIDCGCFGAGGPVEAGEERYLSSLLRDLGFLALALWLSVRPRTLLAVDRVWDGGGRVGGDGADGDRVPDETVVGRGAPAGVGPEVDGTAVDDRPGADTAGAEPGSGRREYTGDERGR from the coding sequence GTGAGATCCGCCCGCCTGCGCGACATAGTGGGCACCGCAGTGCGGCTCGCTCTGGCGGTCGTGTGGCTGGTGTCCGGTGGTGCCAAGCTGGCCGATCCCCTGCAGGCGGCCGTCGCGGTCGACGCCTACGAGATCCTGCCCCCGGCTGCGGTCCCGTTCGTCGCGACAGTCCTGCCGCTGCTGGAACTGGCGCTCGGTGGGCTGCTGCTGCTCGGCGTCGGTACCCGGCTGGCCGCGGTGGTGAGCGTGCTGCTGCTGATCGGGTTCGTCGCGGGTCTCGTGCAGGCGTGGGCGCGAGGTCTGTCCATCGACTGCGGGTGCTTCGGCGCCGGTGGCCCGGTTGAAGCGGGGGAGGAGCGGTACCTGTCGTCGTTGCTGCGCGATCTCGGCTTCCTGGCACTGGCGCTCTGGCTGTCGGTGCGTCCGCGCACACTGCTGGCGGTGGATCGGGTCTGGGATGGCGGTGGGCGTGTGGGCGGTGACGGCGCGGACGGTGACCGGGTGCCCGACGAGACGGTCGTCGGCCGGGGCGCACCCGCCGGCGTGGGTCCCGAGGTGGACGGCACGGCGGTCGACGACCGGCCGGGTGCGGACACCGCGGGCGCAGAGCCCGGATCGGGGCGCCGGGAGTACACGGGGGACGAGCGGGGCAGGTGA
- a CDS encoding DsbA family protein — MGQSERERRAAAQARLHAAGITPPQGRGGAARGLMIGAVVLVFALASGLYLAWQNYSTGAEPAYPVTREGAVVRAGDQAAPVTVDVYEDYLCPTCQQFERIYRDQLARGMNDGKIKVNYHTIAILDDRSAPPGYSTRAGNAALCAVDAGIYPAYHSRLYVDQPRQGAAGLSVEQLTALGTELGATGDFGGCVAGQAGAQSIVDATDAAVANPAAAPGGRFATPTVLVDGVMADLANADWLSNIT; from the coding sequence ATGGGACAGTCGGAGCGGGAGCGGCGTGCAGCCGCGCAGGCGCGGCTGCACGCCGCCGGGATCACCCCGCCCCAGGGGCGCGGCGGCGCGGCCCGCGGCCTGATGATCGGTGCCGTGGTCCTGGTGTTCGCACTGGCCTCGGGCCTCTACCTGGCCTGGCAGAACTACTCCACCGGCGCGGAACCGGCGTACCCGGTCACCCGGGAGGGCGCCGTGGTCCGGGCGGGTGATCAGGCCGCGCCGGTCACCGTCGACGTCTACGAGGACTACCTCTGCCCGACCTGCCAGCAGTTCGAGCGCATCTACCGCGACCAGCTCGCGCGGGGCATGAACGACGGCAAGATCAAGGTCAACTATCACACGATCGCGATCCTGGACGACCGCTCGGCGCCGCCCGGCTACTCCACCCGGGCCGGCAACGCCGCGCTCTGCGCGGTCGACGCCGGGATCTACCCGGCCTACCACTCCCGGCTCTACGTCGACCAGCCGCGCCAGGGCGCCGCGGGCCTGTCGGTGGAGCAGCTGACCGCCCTCGGCACCGAGCTGGGGGCGACCGGGGACTTCGGCGGATGTGTCGCCGGGCAGGCGGGGGCCCAGTCGATCGTCGATGCGACGGACGCCGCTGTGGCGAATCCGGCCGCGGCCCCGGGCGGGCGGTTCGCGACCCCGACCGTGCTGGTCGACGGCGTGATGGCCGACCTCGCGAACGCGGACTGGCTGTCGAACATCACCTGA
- the yczE gene encoding membrane protein YczE — MPRRRRRLIQLLVGLVAYAFSMALMMRAGLGSMPWDVLHQGVALRTGLPIGTVIAATGVVVLLLWIPLRERPGIGTVANVVVIALVIDSALAVVPEVDGLWARAGLAVTGIVLNAAATAAYIGVGLGPGPRDGLMTGLAARTGRSVRVVRTAIEVAVVLTGWLLGGTFGVVTVAYALGVGPLIQWFLPWFTVRTPR; from the coding sequence ATGCCACGCCGGCGTCGGCGGCTGATCCAGCTCCTGGTGGGTCTGGTCGCGTACGCGTTCTCGATGGCGCTGATGATGCGGGCCGGCCTCGGCTCGATGCCGTGGGACGTGCTGCACCAGGGCGTCGCGCTGCGCACCGGGCTTCCGATCGGGACGGTCATCGCCGCGACCGGAGTGGTCGTGCTGCTGCTGTGGATCCCGCTGCGGGAGCGGCCCGGCATCGGGACGGTCGCGAACGTCGTCGTGATCGCGCTGGTGATCGACAGCGCGCTGGCCGTCGTGCCCGAGGTGGACGGGCTCTGGGCGCGGGCCGGGCTCGCGGTCACCGGGATCGTGCTCAACGCCGCGGCGACCGCCGCCTACATCGGGGTCGGCCTCGGCCCCGGCCCGCGGGACGGTCTGATGACCGGCCTCGCGGCCCGTACCGGGCGCTCGGTGCGCGTGGTACGGACCGCGATCGAGGTGGCGGTGGTGCTCACCGGATGGCTGCTCGGCGGCACGTTCGGTGTGGTGACGGTGGCCTACGCGCTCGGCGTCGGACCGCTGATCCAGTGGTTCCTGCCCTGGTTCACCGTCCGGACGCCACGCTGA
- the yczR gene encoding MocR-like transcription factor YczR — translation MDGIGAAALAGLCGDVRRGRGPVYRTLADAIRVLVGDGRLPAGTRLPAERSLAERLRVSRITVTHAYRELREDGWVDARQGSGTWVRLPDGPARVDGAWVPGPARGGVIDLAHAAPVAPPGMSELVRRAARRLDGELAGHGYGPDGHPDLRERIAARFTARGVPTDPDRIVVTGGALQAIGIAVAELTGAGDRVLVEHPTYPAVLDVLSDAGVRPVPVALGPGIEDALPRASRQTAARAAYLMADFQNPTGRLLDDDVRARLLHRLARQGTVAIVDETFAELDLREGATAPLPCAAHALREDDVVTVGGASKIAWGGLRLGWIRAAREPAARMRRRLARAQIAQPVLEQLIAVEVLDALDEIRGRRTAELRLRRDRLVGELAVVLPEWRPVVPDGGLVLWCDLGADLSTALTAVAPRHGLTLAPGPRFGTGYAFEDRLRLPFVHPEPVLTEAVRRLRRVLDDVVGTPVDAGRTGEPARLVV, via the coding sequence ATGGACGGAATCGGCGCGGCCGCGCTGGCCGGGTTGTGCGGCGACGTCCGACGTGGTCGTGGGCCCGTGTATCGCACGCTCGCCGATGCGATCCGGGTGCTCGTCGGCGACGGGCGTCTGCCGGCCGGCACCCGGCTCCCGGCCGAGCGGTCGCTCGCCGAACGACTGCGGGTCAGCCGGATCACCGTCACGCACGCCTATCGCGAGCTGCGTGAGGACGGCTGGGTGGACGCCCGGCAGGGCTCGGGCACCTGGGTCCGGCTCCCGGACGGCCCGGCCCGCGTCGACGGGGCCTGGGTGCCCGGCCCGGCCCGGGGCGGGGTGATCGACCTGGCGCATGCCGCGCCCGTTGCGCCTCCGGGGATGTCCGAGCTGGTCCGGCGGGCGGCGCGACGGCTCGACGGTGAGCTGGCCGGGCACGGTTACGGTCCGGACGGCCATCCCGATCTGCGGGAACGGATCGCCGCCCGGTTCACCGCCCGCGGCGTCCCGACCGACCCGGATCGGATCGTCGTCACGGGTGGGGCGTTGCAGGCGATCGGGATCGCGGTCGCCGAGCTCACCGGAGCCGGTGACCGGGTGCTGGTCGAGCACCCGACCTATCCCGCGGTGCTCGACGTGCTCTCCGACGCCGGTGTCCGGCCGGTCCCGGTGGCGCTCGGCCCCGGGATCGAGGACGCACTGCCGCGGGCCTCCCGGCAGACGGCCGCCCGGGCCGCCTACCTGATGGCGGACTTCCAGAACCCCACCGGCCGGCTCCTCGACGACGACGTCCGGGCCCGGCTGCTGCACCGGCTCGCCCGGCAGGGGACCGTCGCGATCGTCGACGAGACGTTCGCCGAGCTCGACCTGCGGGAGGGGGCGACGGCGCCGTTGCCGTGCGCGGCGCACGCGCTGCGGGAGGACGACGTCGTCACCGTCGGCGGCGCGAGCAAGATCGCCTGGGGTGGGCTGCGGCTGGGCTGGATCCGGGCGGCCCGCGAACCCGCCGCGCGGATGCGGCGGCGGCTGGCCCGGGCCCAGATCGCGCAGCCCGTGCTGGAACAGCTGATCGCGGTCGAGGTGCTGGACGCGCTCGACGAGATCCGCGGCCGGCGGACCGCCGAGCTGCGGCTGCGCCGGGACCGGCTGGTCGGCGAGCTCGCGGTGGTGCTTCCCGAGTGGCGGCCGGTCGTCCCCGACGGAGGTCTGGTCCTCTGGTGCGATCTCGGTGCTGACCTGTCGACGGCGCTGACGGCGGTCGCGCCGCGGCACGGCCTGACGCTCGCGCCGGGCCCGAGGTTCGGTACCGGCTACGCCTTCGAGGATCGGCTGCGGCTGCCCTTCGTCCATCCCGAGCCGGTGCTCACCGAAGCGGTCCGGCGGCTCCGCCGGGTGCTGGACGATGTCGTCGGGACGCCGGTCGACGCCGGCCGGACGGGTGAGCCGGCCAGGCTCGTCGTGTAG
- a CDS encoding gluconokinase translates to MTHPPHDLQRPPLIVAMGVSGSGKSTVGEALAERLDIAFTDADGLHPPANVAKMSSGVPLTDDDRWPWLDLVGAELAAHDADGLVVACSALRRSYRDRIRSHAPRTAFLHLAGAPEVLAARMAGRAGHFMPPALLLSQLDTLEPLTAGETGVTLDIDAPVDELVAAGAAALA, encoded by the coding sequence GTGACGCACCCGCCGCACGACCTGCAGCGACCGCCGTTGATCGTGGCGATGGGTGTGTCCGGATCGGGCAAGTCCACGGTCGGCGAGGCGCTCGCCGAGCGGCTCGACATCGCCTTCACCGACGCCGACGGCCTGCACCCCCCGGCGAACGTCGCGAAGATGAGCTCCGGTGTCCCCCTCACCGACGACGACCGGTGGCCCTGGCTGGATCTGGTGGGCGCCGAGCTCGCCGCGCACGACGCCGACGGCCTGGTCGTCGCGTGCTCGGCGTTGCGCCGGAGCTACCGCGACCGGATCCGGTCGCACGCCCCGCGCACCGCGTTCCTGCACCTGGCCGGTGCACCCGAGGTCCTCGCCGCCCGGATGGCCGGGCGGGCCGGTCACTTCATGCCGCCCGCGCTGCTGTTGTCCCAGCTCGACACCCTCGAACCGCTCACCGCCGGGGAGACCGGGGTCACACTGGACATCGACGCACCGGTCGACGAGCTGGTCGCGGCCGGCGCCGCGGCCCTCGCCTGA
- a CDS encoding FadR/GntR family transcriptional regulator, translating into MNVGIEGNGAGLHADVVDRIGALVAGGGVPPGTVLRADELGERYGVSRTVVREAVRVLESMGLVQSRRRVGTTVAPRERWNVHDPQVIRWRLDGSERAEQLRSLAELRRGVEPVAASLAAARATPEQCGELVGAVMDMAVYARSGDLAAYLEADIRFHRTLLAASGNEMLAALGGTVAEVLAGRIRHHLMPAHPEPSAIRLHGDVADAIRCGDGTAAETAMRAILTEAASATRIDTEAASATRIDTEAASATRIDTEAASATRMDSGAASATRMDSGAASATRMDSGAASATRMDSGDARDR; encoded by the coding sequence ATGAACGTCGGGATCGAAGGCAACGGAGCGGGCCTGCACGCCGACGTCGTGGACCGGATCGGCGCACTCGTCGCCGGAGGTGGTGTGCCGCCGGGAACCGTCCTGCGGGCCGACGAGCTGGGCGAGCGCTACGGGGTCTCGCGGACCGTGGTGCGGGAGGCCGTGCGGGTCCTCGAGTCGATGGGGCTGGTGCAGAGCCGTCGCCGGGTCGGCACGACGGTCGCTCCCCGCGAACGCTGGAACGTGCACGATCCGCAGGTGATCCGCTGGCGGCTGGACGGTTCGGAGCGGGCCGAGCAGCTGCGGTCGCTGGCCGAGCTGCGCCGCGGGGTCGAGCCGGTCGCGGCGTCGCTGGCGGCCGCCCGGGCCACCCCCGAGCAGTGCGGTGAGCTGGTCGGCGCGGTGATGGACATGGCGGTGTACGCCCGCAGCGGGGATCTCGCGGCCTATCTCGAGGCCGACATCCGGTTCCACCGGACCCTGCTCGCCGCGTCCGGCAACGAGATGCTGGCCGCGCTGGGCGGGACGGTCGCCGAGGTGCTCGCCGGGCGGATCCGGCACCACCTGATGCCTGCCCATCCGGAGCCCTCGGCGATCCGGCTGCACGGCGACGTCGCCGATGCGATCCGGTGCGGGGACGGCACCGCTGCCGAGACGGCGATGCGCGCGATCCTCACCGAGGCCGCGTCGGCGACGAGGATCGACACCGAGGCCGCGTCGGCGACGAGGATCGACACCGAGGCCGCGTCGGCGACGAGGATCGACACCGAGGCCGCGTCGGCGACGAGGATGGACAGCGGGGCCGCGTCGGCGACGAGGATGGACAGCGGGGCCGCGTCGGCGACGAGGATGGACAGCGGGGCCGCGTCGGCGACGAGGATGGACAGCGGGGACGCGCGGGATCGATGA